Proteins from a single region of Punica granatum isolate Tunisia-2019 chromosome 8, ASM765513v2, whole genome shotgun sequence:
- the LOC116216086 gene encoding uncharacterized protein LOC116216086 yields the protein MSQEDSGGHEQSSGGPDQSTIIRAMQQQFERMNMVLNTINDRLERHDERIDQLRQAPNQQPRRNNNRQPAPTTDPFDGHGERSYDDEDDVSSIAAMRRARGARAETPWRGRGRRQERDTVDRNMGSIKLTIPPFQGKSDPDIYIEWERRVELVFDCHNYSEEKKVKLAAVAFTDYAIVWWDQLTVSRRRNGERPIDNWEGMKAVMRRRFVPSHYYRDLYLKLQNLKQGSKTVEEYHKEMEIAMIRANVEEDREATMARFISGLNREIANIVELHHYVELEELVHMAMKVERQLKKGGRSSSRFESSNSNSKWTSKFEGAGPKWTGSKQEEKAKGNKPATKPSSDSKERDADDVEHAVSGQTLVVLRALHVQAKEDGDGLQRENIFYTRCHVKDRVCGLIIDGGSTVNVASKLMVEKLGLSTQKHPRPYRLQWLNESGELKVTKQVLISFSIGKYHDEVLCDVVPMIASHLLLGRPWQFDRRTTHDGYKNRYSFIKDGRSMTLAPLPPHQVFEEQLQIKRSSAESSKESKRVAEPKEKESKSERKEIREKSEKESEKKEKCESSALKRKEGKKLSFFTKERELESVSKDERPMILFLYKEAYLSNTFNLYLPSVVVSLLQEFDDVFLEGTPPGLPPIRGIEHQIDFIPGAPIPNRPAYRCNPEEAKELQKQVDELLTKGYVRESMSPCSVPVLLVPKKDGTWRMCVDCRAVNKITVKYRYPIPRLDDMLDELHGSTIFSKIDLKSGYHQIRMKEGDEWKTAFKTKGGLYEWLVMPFGLTNAPSTFMRLMNHVLRAYIGKFVVVYFDDILIYSKTEHDHMNHLRCVLEVLRHEKLYANLKKCEFFLESVVFLGFVVSSKGVEVDEEKVKAIREWPTPTTIAEVRSFHGLAGFYRRFVRNFSTIAAPMTEIIKKEVGFRWGKEQENAFNTLKEKLSSAPLLILPDFSKPFEIECDASGIGIGAVLMQEKRPIAYFSEKLNGAALNYSTYDKELYALVRALETWQHYLWSKEFIIHTDHESLKHLKGQSKLNRRHTRWIEFIEMFPYVIQYKKDSRTNPFEEGGNDRVEPVSEHEDKLHISTGPITRARAKKLEHALQNLWTNILEEACSSRDERVDSGLILVIKSAEPHQYTSGH from the exons ATGTCGCAAGAAGATAGCGGGGGACATGAGCAAAGTAGTGGAGGGCCTGATCAAAGCACAATTATTCGGGCTATGCAACAACAATTTGAGCGAATGAACATGGTGCTCAATACGATTAATGACCGGTTGGAGAGGCATGATGAGCGGATTGACCAGTTGCGACAAGCTCCCAATCAACAACCAAGGAGGAACAATAACCGACAACCAGCACCTACTACTGATCCATTTGATGGCCACGGGGAGAGATCctatgatgatgaggatgatgtATCTTCCATTGCCGCAATGAGACGAGCTCGAGGAGCAAGGGCTGAGACGCCATGGCGCGGACGTGGAAGGCGCCAAGAAAGAGACACCGTTGATCGTAATATGGGGTCCATCAAGCTGACCATTCCTCCATTCCAAGGCAAGAGCGATCCCGATATTTACATCGAATGGGAAAGGAGGGTTGAACTGGTTTTTGATTGTCACAACTACTCCGAGGAGAAGAAGGTGAAGCTTGCAGCTGTGGCATTCACCGACTATGCCATagtttggtgggatcaattgacGGTGAGTAGACGCCGAAATGGAGAGCGACCTATTGACAATTGGGAGGGCATGAAAGCTGTCATGCGGAGGAGGTTTGTCCCATCCCATTACTACCGGGATTTATACTTGAAGCTGCAGAATCTTAAGCAAGGGTCTAAGACCGTGGAGGAGtaccacaaggagatggagattGCCATGATTCGCGCCAATGTTGAGGAGGATCGAGAGGCAACCATGGCTCGGTTCATTAGTGGacttaatcgggagattgccaataTTGTGGAGCTGCACCATTATGTGGAGCTTGAAGAATTGGTGCACATGGctatgaaggttgagaggcaacTCAAGAAGGGGGGACGATCGTCATCCAGGTTCGAATCCTCTAATTCGAATTCGAAGTGGACTTCCAAGTTTGAAGGGGCTGGACCTAAATGGACTGGTTcgaagcaagaggagaaggcCAAGGGAAACAAGCCCGCAACCAAGCCATCATCTGATTCTAAGGAGAGGG ATGCCGATGATGTGGAGCATGCTGTATCGGGTCAAACTCTTGTTGTTTTGAGAGCTCTACATGTGCAagccaaagaagatggtgatggGCTACAAAGAGAGAACATTTTCTACACTCGATGCCACGTGAAGGATCGAGTATGTGGACTGATTATTGATGGGGGAAGCACTGTGAATGTGGCAAGCAAGCTGATGGTGGAGAAGCTTGGTTTGAGCACTCAAAAGCATCCAAGGCCATATAGACTTCAGTGGCTGAATGAGAGTGGTGAATTAAAGGTGACAAAACAAGTGTTAATCTCATTTTCTATTGGGAAGTACCATGATGAAgttttgtgtgatgtagtTCCTATGATAGCCAGCCATTTGTTACTCGGGaggccatggcaatttgatcgAAGAACTACACATGACGGGTACAAGAATCGGTATAGTTTCATCAAGGATGGTCGAAGCATGACACTTGCACCGCTGCCACCACATCAAGTGTTCGAAGAGCAACTCCAAATCAAAAGGTCCAGTGCTGAGAGTTCAAAAGAAAGTAAGAGAGTGGCtgaaccaaaagaaaaggagagtaaaagtgagaggaaagaaattcgagagaaaagtgagaaagagagtgaaaagaaagaaaaatgtgagAGTTCagccttgaaaagaaaagaggggaaGAAATTGAGTTTCTtcacaaaagaaagagaattagAGAGTGTTAGTAAGGATGAAAGGCCAATGATATTGTTCTTGTACAAAGAGGCCTACTTATCTAATACTTTTAACCTATATTTGCCTAGTGTTGtggtttctcttttgcaggagtttgaTGATGTGTTTCTTGAGGGGACGCCACCGGGATTGCCACCAATCCGTGGGatcgaacatcaaattgatttcatTCCAGGAGCGCCCATTCCAAACCGGCCAGCATATCGGTGTAATCCCGAAGAAGCAAAAGAACTCCAAAAGCAAGTTGATGAGTTGCTGACCAAGGGCTATGTCCGAGAGAGCATGAGTCCATGCTCTGTGCCCGTGTTGCTTGTTCCCAAGAAAGATGGCACATGGAgaatgtgtgtggattgtcgAGCTGTGAATAagataacggtaaagtatcgctATCCTATCCCTCGattagatgatatgcttgatgaattgcatggttccactatattttctaagattgatttgaagagtggatACCATCAAATTCgcatgaaagaaggagatgagtggaaaacAGCATTTAAAACCAAGGGTGGATTGTATGAGTGGTTAGTGATGCCATTTGGATTGACTAATGCACCCAGCACATTTATGCGCCTTATGAATCATGTCTTGCGTGCTTACATTGGAAAATTTGTtgttgtttactttgatgatattctGATTTATAGCAAAACTGAGCATGATCATATGAATCATTTGAGGTGTGTTCTTGAGGTGCTGAGGCATGAGAAGTTGTATGCTAACCTTAAGAAGTGTGAATTTTTCTTGGAAAgtgttgtttttcttggttttgtcGTAAGTTCCAAGGGTGTGGAAgtggatgaagagaaggtGAAAGCAATCCGGGAATGGCCTACACCCACTACCATTGCTGAGGTCCGAAGCTTCCATGGCCTTGCTGGGTtctatcgaagatttgtgcGCAATTTTAGCACCATAGCTGCTCCTATGACCGAGATCATCAAGAAGGAAGTTGGCTTTAGATGGGGCAAAGAGCAAGAGAATGCATTCAATACCTTGAAAGAAAAGCTAAGTTCTGCTCCTTTACTGATTTTACCGGACTTTTCTAAaccttttgaaatcgaatgtgatgcttccggTATTGGTATAGGTGCCGTCCTTATGCAAGAGAAGAGGCctattgcttacttcagtgaGAAGCTCAACGGGGCTGCGTTGAACTACTCCACATACGACAAGGAACTCTATGCTTTGGTGAGGGCTTTGGAGACATGGCAGCATTACTTGTGgtccaaggagttcatcattcacaccgaccatgagtccttgaagcaTTTAAAGGGTCAAAGCAAGCTGAACCGAAGGCACACACGTTGGATCGAGTTCATCGAGATGTTTCCCTATGTGATCCAATACAAGaaagattcgaggacgaatccttttgaagaaggGGGGAATGATAGGGTTGAGCCGGTCTCCGAGCATGAGGACAAGTTGCATATTTCTACCGGACCGATAACCAGAGCAcgtgccaagaaattggagcACGCTTTGCAGAACTTATGGACGAATATTCTGGAAGAGGCATGCAGTTCGAGAGACGAGCGAGTCGACTCGGGGctgattttggtcatcaagagtGCTGAACCTCATCAGTACACATCGGGACATTAA